In a genomic window of Campylobacter concisus:
- a CDS encoding toxin-antitoxin system YwqK family antitoxin: MKILKFLFLLPLLAIGAQALEPKVVMKPEVSLKNGLYCVKGKPYDGTLKMLRYSVEDLYDVNAMGMVYPRLKPLPPTLIREIDVEGGTAVRYRDYFDGRDKPSNEYPLKNGVREGTAKHYHADSGALMGESEYKNDVRDGLYRRYYFDEGGALKQEGTYKADKREGVFTDYYVSGEVSARSPYVGGLRNGEDVDYYKSGKIRGKRTYKNDKREGAETWYYESGVVEETGEYKNDRKQGVWKRFYENSKTHVVENYKDGEKDGVVREYYPSGKLRGEYEYKDGRQTGAGLDYYESGALAAKVMFKNGRYHGLYEEYHENGKLKARVMFEDGLETGTAKHYYANGKLEAQGEFERGRLIRTKKYDEAGKLISNKFDKNGLPRE; the protein is encoded by the coding sequence ATGAAAATACTAAAATTTCTATTTTTACTCCCGCTTCTAGCGATAGGTGCGCAGGCGCTGGAGCCAAAAGTCGTAATGAAGCCCGAAGTGAGCCTCAAAAACGGGCTTTACTGCGTAAAAGGCAAGCCCTACGACGGCACGCTAAAGATGCTTCGATACAGCGTCGAGGACCTATATGACGTAAATGCGATGGGCATGGTCTATCCGAGGTTAAAACCTCTGCCGCCCACGCTCATACGCGAGATAGACGTAGAGGGCGGCACGGCGGTGCGATACAGGGACTATTTTGACGGCAGGGACAAGCCCTCAAACGAATACCCCCTAAAAAACGGCGTCCGCGAGGGCACGGCGAAGCACTACCACGCAGATAGCGGCGCGCTGATGGGCGAGAGCGAATACAAAAATGACGTCCGCGACGGACTCTACCGCCGCTACTACTTCGACGAGGGCGGCGCGTTAAAGCAGGAGGGTACCTACAAAGCGGACAAGCGAGAGGGCGTATTTACCGACTATTACGTTAGCGGCGAAGTTAGCGCACGCAGCCCATACGTTGGCGGACTTCGAAACGGCGAGGACGTCGACTATTATAAAAGCGGCAAAATCCGCGGCAAGCGAACCTACAAAAATGACAAGCGAGAGGGCGCGGAGACGTGGTACTACGAAAGCGGCGTCGTGGAGGAGACGGGCGAATACAAAAACGACCGCAAACAAGGCGTTTGGAAGCGATTTTACGAAAACAGCAAAACGCACGTGGTAGAAAATTACAAAGACGGCGAAAAGGACGGCGTCGTGCGCGAATACTACCCAAGCGGCAAACTTAGAGGCGAATACGAGTACAAAGACGGCCGCCAAACGGGCGCAGGGTTGGACTACTACGAGAGCGGGGCGCTGGCGGCAAAAGTGATGTTTAAAAACGGACGCTATCACGGACTGTACGAGGAGTATCACGAAAACGGCAAGCTAAAAGCTAGAGTGATGTTTGAGGACGGGCTGGAAACCGGCACGGCGAAACACTACTACGCAAACGGCAAACTAGAGGCCCAGGGCGAGTTTGAGCGCGGCAGGCTCATCCGCACCAAAAAATACGACGAAGCGGGTAAGTTAATCAGCAACAAGTTTGATAAAAACGGACTTCCGAGGGAGTAA